One part of the Aurantibacillus circumpalustris genome encodes these proteins:
- a CDS encoding gliding motility-associated C-terminal domain-containing protein, translating to MRLTRILVFFVALLTFSNTSLFSQISNISFAPVYSQDSLQGFDFGQASIMATGEGLTGADHTKAIQLYKRQFVMDKYNLHQNYILKSNANAQSWLGKYSSGTINAAPCVNEGFESGVITGWSFENGINLNSTQYPTTTSGTTAASQLSIVSLPFSDPIVGMIPVSPFPGNKAIRINDQATGAVVIKLTQTFPVTSTNYVFEFAYWAVMQDAPNHNCTSTPYMQVKFRDDNGTLQTTCPSFSIIAPSSGGSGCAGVGPLTWLTVVNGGNTVQTTSSWQKFSVDMSAINITNTVNPNVTVEIIVGDCSATGHFGYAYFDSNCNSMNLAVNSTTLAMPSTTVSPQVQCGTTATLGAPSGFGPYVWKGPAGSGITSNTNQVITTATPGNYTLEMSPVGICNPPLKRIVNLQFVPPTVFSASPSNLCASGSNTASTLSASGASQYTWMPGGSTLSSIIVTPTITTIYTLTARTGTCVGTYTLQVTVNPDPIFNVVSSSSSLCPGQTATLTALSTESNTYAWNPGSLTGSIVTISQAAATVYTTVATSTAGCTSAVTTTIGQTSPPVVLIFLISPAGAATSSVCSGTPVQLLGFNGTPVAWYPGGSSSNPIVFTPTVTTTYTFVGASGSCTGQAVQTISVDPGPGITLSANPVSTCPGNTTTLSAVAPSAVGAFTWNPGAINSSSIVVTPTISGGYSVSATNSAGCVNTQTINPILSPLPTIVITPSSASVCIGSSTTLTASGALNYTWMPGGSTGATAVLSPTANTIYTVTGANASGCVNQTTVGVTVVPIPIINASASPTAICAGSCATITPGGASSYNISGGSFVVCPLVNTFYTITGTSAAGCVSSPITVTVVVNPLPIVNASSNPTAICPTGSSTLTAGGGVSYTWQPGGMNGSPVTVSPVSTTIYTVTGASALGCTATANTTVVVNSVPVVSVTPSSTTICNGSSVNLTASGATNYTWLPGNLSGSSVLVSPTISTTYTVLGANGSCSGQNTVAVTVAPIPVISGTFLPGTICAGSCATLSASGGTSYVTIGLISPIACPVTTTNYTVIGTSASGCTNSATGTLFVNPAPIISASSNPTTICPTGSSTLTAGGGVSYTWQPGGMNGSPVSVSPVSTTFYTVTGSSALGCTATANTTVVVSSVPVVSVTPSSTTICNGSSVNLTASGATSYTWQPGNLSGSSVVVSPTSNTTYTVIGANGSCSGQNTVAVTVAPIPTVNASYTPTTVCAGSCATLIPSGALIYTTTGLSAIACPTITSSYTVVGSNASGCVSAPFVGSLPVIAAPNILASATPTGICAGDSSFVSASGGVSYTWQPGNINLVSFFAKPSISTVYSVTGANASGCTKTTTLGVTVFPAPLLSATATPIAICAGANATLTGSGATSYFWSPGGLSGPNVFVNPTVTTIYTLTGNSGVCTGSTTVTVIVNPTPTVSINPSAASICPGGSATFTASGANTYVWSDGPTSAARLVSPGATTTYSVFGTGATGCISNVAFITVSVTNAPILNASANPSNVCAGSSSTLTASGALSYTWQPGNLSGGLVVVTPTASTVYLVTGSGSGGCTGTSTVLVLVSPAFNINASASPSLLCGTGITTTLSATGATNYTWMPGSHIGSTVAVVVVGSTIYTVTGTSGACTSQATVAVNIVPAPSVSISANSNSICGGSCATLTASGATNYTWSIGSFGSNAVVCPTTTTTYSVIGSIGSCTNMNTITIFVSGTPTLAIQSSANPICAGSTAVLTASGAVNYLWSTGSTLSSISVAPSTSSVYSVVGSIGSCTSSAIFTLNVLPSSPISISATSPSVCAGFTVGLFAVGGPFSYTWQPNNVIINPLIDTPLASTIYTVSANTGGCISTATIGVTVVPLPSVNLTANPQTICTGNSTTLTASGAVTYSWIPSLVGGNTFIDTPSSTTIYTVVGFNAAGCPNFATITVNVVPGLNIIAAATNTAICTGGSSTLTAAGANNYTWMPGSLTGNIIVVNPTNNTTYTLTGSNGGSCLGSTTIAIQVNANPIINATASPTLICAGGTVSLTASGASNYTWVPGGLIGSNVIDSPLASTNYSVSGIDANGCSGVTTVSVTVNPMSNIILAANPSSLCLGSTSTLTASGGISYTWNPGAQVTNSLVVTPLVTTIYTLLADDGSGCIGSFSLPVTVFPTPTINISPSNFSLCVGSSVTLSATGANNYTWLPNGSNSSSIVESPITSTSYTVIGDNGGLCFGSAIVNVFVNPLPSGVTAVSIGTIGCGSPTAQLVGACTDTNVSFAWTGPQSFSSSVQSPVITNVWGNFTLSVTDNVTGCVATVTVDVRTDNSIPLVTAVASGSIGCAVTTVTLNALHTTTNPAYSWTGPSGFTSNVQNPSVSSQGTYTIVVLDISSTCSGSAIVTVGTHTTVSITASISPSSCDTNGVSRNDGSISVFGFVLADKYDLVSGTSYTGTATYLTAANIPTNGIIASNLSNPAVIIPFSIRLFDNAGCTKDTTLYLIPVDCALRTFGIAKAVSDPEINPDGSYNLTYTVVAKSYDKNALTGISLTENLSKTFPAPATFTVMADSLKTIGGTPLDLNMSFNGSSQTNLLTSSSTNSLISKDSTVIQFKIKVKPTLFLTDYKNSVVGEATTIENVTMSDSSNTGLNPNPDGDKTPYNNNIPTSVNFFPSMLFGVTKIGEIHKSDNDGFDITYTITVHNLGNDTLHNITLKDSLFENTIKNPATYSMRSGPFSTGDLVVNASYNGDTKSQLLDSTKSKVPPNTTRSVYFTINVVPGVITSISNSAFGSAVAISKEPLRLTDISNAGTNPDINANGVCNEASDNVPTTLLIPNTHTLFIPEGFSPDGDNINPFFVIQGLSTSGNNEITIFNRWGNKVYYNANYDNTWDGTPNVSGTLGKNKLPQGTYFYILDMKGSGQKAITGFVVLQY from the coding sequence CTGACCCAATTGTTGGTATGATACCCGTTTCTCCATTTCCTGGGAATAAAGCGATTCGAATAAACGATCAAGCGACTGGCGCTGTTGTTATCAAACTCACACAAACCTTTCCGGTAACTTCAACAAATTATGTGTTTGAATTTGCCTATTGGGCAGTTATGCAAGATGCCCCAAATCACAACTGTACCTCAACCCCATACATGCAGGTAAAATTTAGGGATGATAATGGAACGCTTCAAACAACTTGCCCTAGTTTCAGTATAATTGCGCCAAGTTCTGGTGGAAGTGGTTGTGCGGGTGTAGGGCCGTTAACATGGTTAACAGTCGTTAACGGTGGCAATACGGTACAAACCACTTCAAGTTGGCAGAAGTTTTCTGTTGATATGTCAGCCATTAATATTACCAATACTGTTAACCCTAACGTCACCGTAGAAATTATTGTTGGCGATTGTTCGGCTACCGGCCACTTTGGTTATGCGTATTTTGATTCAAATTGTAATTCAATGAACCTGGCTGTTAATTCAACCACGCTTGCTATGCCATCAACCACAGTTTCGCCGCAAGTGCAATGCGGTACAACCGCTACATTGGGCGCACCGTCTGGATTCGGACCCTATGTGTGGAAAGGACCTGCCGGAAGTGGTATTACTTCGAATACCAATCAGGTAATAACCACTGCCACACCAGGAAATTATACTTTGGAAATGTCCCCAGTAGGAATTTGTAATCCGCCATTAAAAAGAATTGTTAATCTTCAGTTCGTGCCCCCAACAGTATTCAGTGCTTCTCCGTCCAACCTTTGTGCTTCCGGCAGTAATACTGCTTCCACTTTAAGCGCATCAGGCGCCTCGCAGTACACCTGGATGCCTGGCGGCTCTACTTTGTCTAGTATAATTGTCACACCGACTATAACAACCATATATACCTTAACGGCGCGAACCGGAACATGCGTCGGAACATATACACTTCAGGTAACAGTTAACCCCGACCCCATCTTTAATGTCGTCAGCAGCAGCTCAAGCCTTTGCCCTGGACAGACAGCAACACTCACAGCCTTAAGCACAGAGTCAAATACGTATGCCTGGAATCCCGGAAGTCTGACTGGCTCTATTGTTACGATTTCACAGGCCGCTGCAACTGTTTATACCACCGTAGCTACTTCCACAGCTGGCTGTACAAGTGCTGTCACAACCACAATTGGCCAAACTTCGCCTCCGGTAGTTCTTATCTTTCTGATAAGTCCAGCCGGCGCGGCAACAAGTTCGGTGTGTTCAGGCACTCCAGTGCAATTGTTAGGATTTAATGGCACCCCAGTTGCTTGGTATCCAGGGGGTAGTTCATCAAACCCCATCGTTTTTACGCCGACAGTTACGACTACTTATACTTTTGTAGGCGCCAGTGGTTCCTGCACAGGTCAAGCTGTTCAGACAATCAGCGTAGATCCCGGCCCTGGTATAACTCTAAGTGCCAATCCTGTTTCAACGTGTCCAGGTAATACAACAACTTTATCTGCAGTGGCTCCATCTGCTGTTGGAGCTTTTACATGGAATCCTGGTGCGATAAATTCATCCTCTATTGTTGTTACACCAACCATATCTGGTGGCTATTCCGTGAGCGCCACAAACTCGGCGGGTTGTGTTAACACACAAACCATTAATCCTATTTTAAGTCCTTTACCAACCATAGTTATTACTCCCTCATCCGCTTCAGTCTGTATTGGAAGTTCTACAACCCTCACAGCTTCAGGAGCACTTAACTATACCTGGATGCCAGGTGGTTCAACTGGAGCAACAGCTGTACTCAGCCCTACAGCAAACACTATTTACACAGTTACGGGGGCAAATGCCTCTGGTTGTGTCAATCAAACAACTGTGGGTGTCACAGTAGTTCCTATCCCAATTATCAACGCTTCTGCAAGTCCAACAGCAATATGTGCTGGCAGTTGTGCTACAATCACACCAGGCGGCGCAAGCAGCTATAATATAAGCGGAGGCTCTTTTGTAGTTTGCCCTTTGGTTAATACGTTTTATACTATCACAGGGACTAGTGCAGCTGGCTGCGTTAGCAGCCCTATAACTGTTACAGTCGTTGTAAATCCTTTGCCGATAGTTAACGCTTCTTCAAATCCAACAGCTATTTGCCCTACCGGAAGCTCTACATTAACAGCTGGTGGTGGCGTTTCTTATACGTGGCAACCAGGCGGAATGAATGGCTCGCCTGTTACCGTTAGCCCTGTTTCCACAACTATTTATACAGTAACGGGCGCAAGTGCATTAGGATGTACCGCAACAGCAAATACAACAGTGGTGGTAAATTCTGTCCCTGTTGTTAGTGTAACACCTTCTTCAACAACTATCTGTAATGGAAGTTCAGTTAATTTAACCGCAAGTGGCGCTACCAATTACACTTGGCTGCCTGGTAATCTTTCAGGAAGCAGTGTTTTAGTCAGCCCAACAATCAGTACTACTTACACAGTTTTAGGTGCCAATGGTTCATGCTCTGGTCAAAATACTGTAGCGGTAACAGTTGCTCCTATTCCTGTTATCAGCGGTACGTTCTTGCCTGGAACAATTTGTGCTGGTAGCTGTGCTACTCTGTCTGCATCGGGCGGTACGTCCTATGTCACGATTGGTTTAATAAGCCCAATTGCATGTCCAGTTACTACAACCAATTACACCGTAATTGGCACAAGTGCTTCAGGTTGCACCAATAGTGCTACTGGAACCCTTTTTGTAAACCCTGCTCCTATCATTAGTGCTTCTTCAAACCCAACAACTATTTGTCCTACCGGAAGCTCTACATTAACAGCTGGTGGTGGCGTTTCTTATACATGGCAACCAGGCGGAATGAATGGCTCGCCTGTTTCCGTGAGCCCTGTTTCCACAACTTTTTATACAGTAACGGGCTCAAGTGCATTAGGATGTACCGCAACAGCAAATACTACAGTGGTGGTAAGTTCTGTTCCTGTTGTTAGTGTAACGCCTTCCTCAACAACTATCTGTAATGGAAGTTCAGTTAATTTAACCGCAAGTGGCGCTACAAGCTATACGTGGCAACCTGGTAATCTCTCAGGAAGCAGTGTTGTGGTTAGTCCAACTTCAAATACAACATACACAGTTATAGGGGCTAACGGTTCTTGTTCCGGTCAAAATACTGTGGCGGTAACGGTTGCACCAATACCAACGGTTAATGCAAGTTATACGCCAACTACAGTATGCGCTGGAAGTTGCGCAACACTTATTCCTTCTGGAGCATTAATTTATACCACCACTGGTTTAAGTGCAATTGCCTGCCCAACAATCACAAGTAGTTATACCGTTGTGGGTTCCAATGCATCTGGTTGCGTAAGTGCGCCATTTGTTGGAAGTCTTCCGGTAATTGCTGCACCAAATATTTTAGCCAGCGCAACACCAACAGGTATTTGTGCTGGAGACAGCTCTTTTGTAAGCGCAAGTGGCGGCGTATCTTATACTTGGCAGCCAGGCAATATTAATTTAGTTTCGTTTTTTGCCAAACCCTCTATTTCAACTGTATACTCCGTAACAGGCGCAAATGCTTCGGGTTGTACAAAAACAACAACACTTGGTGTTACTGTATTCCCAGCGCCATTATTAAGCGCAACTGCAACACCAATAGCTATTTGCGCTGGTGCAAATGCCACCTTAACCGGTAGTGGAGCTACTTCCTATTTTTGGTCACCTGGTGGTTTATCTGGACCTAATGTGTTTGTTAACCCTACCGTTACCACCATTTATACTTTAACAGGTAATTCTGGTGTATGCACAGGATCCACAACCGTAACAGTGATTGTAAATCCAACACCAACAGTTAGTATTAATCCGTCTGCAGCAAGTATTTGTCCTGGCGGATCTGCTACATTCACTGCAAGCGGAGCAAACACCTATGTTTGGAGCGATGGGCCGACCTCAGCAGCAAGGCTTGTTAGCCCTGGAGCTACAACAACCTATTCTGTTTTTGGAACAGGAGCTACAGGTTGTATCAGTAATGTTGCCTTTATAACAGTATCTGTAACAAATGCTCCAATACTTAATGCATCAGCAAACCCATCAAATGTTTGTGCGGGCAGTAGCTCAACATTAACAGCCAGTGGAGCCTTGTCTTACACTTGGCAACCGGGTAATTTAAGTGGAGGATTAGTTGTGGTAACACCAACTGCATCTACAGTTTACCTCGTAACTGGATCAGGATCTGGTGGATGTACTGGTACATCCACAGTACTTGTATTGGTAAGTCCTGCTTTTAATATCAATGCTTCGGCATCACCATCTTTGTTGTGTGGAACGGGTATCACAACCACTCTTTCAGCAACTGGGGCAACAAATTACACCTGGATGCCAGGATCACACATAGGATCAACTGTAGCAGTTGTTGTTGTTGGAAGTACCATTTATACAGTAACTGGCACAAGTGGAGCTTGTACCAGCCAAGCCACTGTCGCGGTGAATATCGTTCCTGCGCCCTCTGTAAGTATATCAGCTAATTCCAATTCTATTTGTGGCGGAAGTTGCGCTACGTTGACTGCAAGCGGAGCAACCAATTATACCTGGAGCATTGGTTCTTTTGGTTCAAACGCTGTTGTTTGTCCTACCACTACCACTACATATAGCGTCATTGGAAGCATAGGAAGTTGCACAAACATGAACACTATAACTATATTTGTTTCAGGCACGCCAACTTTAGCAATACAAAGTAGTGCGAATCCAATATGCGCGGGATCTACAGCGGTTCTAACAGCGTCTGGTGCTGTAAATTATTTATGGAGTACTGGCTCTACATTGTCATCAATAAGTGTAGCGCCTTCTACGTCTTCTGTTTATAGTGTAGTTGGTTCAATAGGAAGCTGCACAAGTTCGGCTATCTTTACACTGAATGTTCTTCCATCGAGTCCTATTTCTATAAGTGCTACAAGCCCATCAGTTTGTGCAGGTTTCACCGTTGGATTATTTGCAGTCGGTGGTCCATTTTCTTATACATGGCAACCAAATAATGTTATCATCAATCCATTGATAGATACACCTCTTGCATCAACCATTTACACGGTAAGTGCTAACACTGGTGGCTGTATTTCTACTGCTACAATTGGTGTTACAGTCGTACCTCTTCCTTCGGTTAATTTAACTGCCAATCCACAAACAATATGTACTGGTAATTCAACAACGTTAACTGCCTCTGGAGCTGTTACCTATAGCTGGATTCCGAGCTTGGTTGGCGGTAACACTTTCATTGATACTCCGAGTAGTACAACAATTTATACCGTTGTTGGTTTTAATGCTGCTGGATGTCCTAATTTTGCTACGATTACGGTAAATGTTGTGCCGGGACTCAACATTATAGCTGCTGCTACCAATACTGCAATTTGTACAGGAGGTTCGTCAACATTAACTGCAGCTGGTGCAAATAACTACACTTGGATGCCTGGTTCTTTAACTGGTAATATAATTGTAGTGAATCCTACAAATAATACTACATACACATTAACTGGCAGTAATGGTGGATCTTGTTTAGGAAGCACTACAATTGCCATCCAAGTAAATGCAAATCCTATTATTAATGCTACCGCCTCGCCTACTCTAATTTGTGCCGGCGGCACCGTGTCTTTAACTGCAAGCGGGGCATCAAATTATACATGGGTTCCTGGCGGTTTAATAGGTAGTAATGTTATAGACAGCCCTCTTGCTTCAACAAATTATTCGGTTTCCGGTATCGATGCGAATGGCTGCTCAGGTGTTACAACCGTTTCTGTAACTGTGAACCCAATGTCTAATATTATTTTGGCGGCGAATCCATCCAGTTTATGTTTAGGCAGCACCTCAACTTTAACAGCCAGTGGCGGTATAAGCTATACTTGGAATCCAGGTGCTCAGGTAACAAACTCTCTCGTTGTAACTCCATTAGTAACGACTATTTATACGCTGTTAGCCGACGATGGTAGTGGTTGTATAGGCTCATTTTCATTACCGGTAACAGTATTCCCGACGCCTACTATTAATATATCTCCTTCAAATTTCTCCCTTTGTGTCGGATCTTCTGTAACTCTTTCGGCTACTGGTGCAAATAATTACACTTGGTTGCCAAACGGTTCTAATTCATCGTCTATTGTAGAATCACCAATCACATCTACATCATACACCGTGATTGGAGACAATGGAGGTTTATGTTTTGGAAGTGCTATAGTAAATGTATTCGTAAATCCACTTCCTAGTGGAGTTACAGCTGTTAGTATTGGAACGATTGGCTGTGGTAGCCCTACTGCTCAATTAGTCGGTGCGTGTACAGATACAAATGTGTCTTTCGCATGGACTGGCCCTCAAAGCTTTAGTTCCAGTGTTCAGAGTCCGGTTATTACGAATGTTTGGGGTAACTTTACATTAAGTGTTACAGATAATGTTACAGGCTGTGTTGCAACAGTAACGGTAGACGTACGAACAGATAATTCTATTCCCTTAGTTACAGCAGTGGCTTCTGGAAGTATTGGTTGTGCTGTAACTACGGTTACACTTAACGCTCTGCATACTACAACAAATCCGGCTTACAGTTGGACTGGCCCATCTGGATTTACCAGTAATGTGCAAAACCCTAGCGTATCTAGTCAGGGAACATACACCATTGTTGTACTCGATATTTCAAGTACATGCAGTGGAAGCGCAATTGTAACGGTTGGCACCCACACTACCGTTTCAATAACCGCATCAATTTCTCCTTCTTCGTGCGACACGAATGGCGTTAGTAGAAACGATGGAAGTATTTCTGTGTTTGGTTTTGTTCTTGCAGACAAGTATGATTTGGTTAGTGGTACAAGCTACACCGGAACTGCCACGTATTTGACAGCTGCCAATATTCCTACAAATGGAATTATCGCATCCAATCTATCTAACCCTGCAGTAATAATACCATTTTCTATAAGGTTATTTGATAACGCTGGTTGTACAAAAGATACAACCCTATACTTAATTCCAGTAGATTGTGCGTTACGAACATTTGGTATTGCTAAGGCGGTTTCTGATCCGGAAATAAACCCAGACGGCTCTTATAACCTAACTTATACCGTTGTTGCAAAAAGTTATGATAAAAATGCTTTAACGGGAATTTCCCTTACTGAAAATTTATCAAAAACATTCCCTGCGCCAGCCACATTTACCGTAATGGCAGATTCACTTAAAACAATTGGAGGAACACCGCTTGACTTAAACATGTCTTTCAATGGTTCTTCTCAAACAAATTTATTAACGAGTAGTTCTACTAATTCATTAATCAGTAAAGACAGTACAGTTATTCAATTTAAAATTAAGGTGAAGCCAACTCTTTTCTTAACAGATTATAAAAACTCGGTTGTTGGTGAAGCAACAACAATAGAAAATGTTACGATGAGTGATTCTTCGAACACTGGATTGAATCCTAATCCTGATGGTGATAAAACTCCGTATAATAACAACATTCCAACCAGTGTAAATTTCTTCCCGAGTATGTTATTTGGTGTTACAAAAATTGGAGAAATTCATAAGTCCGACAATGACGGATTTGATATTACTTACACCATAACTGTTCACAATTTAGGAAATGATACTTTACACAATATCACCTTAAAAGACAGTTTGTTTGAAAATACAATTAAAAATCCGGCAACATACAGCATGCGTTCGGGTCCTTTTTCAACCGGTGACCTTGTTGTAAACGCTTCATACAATGGTGATACTAAAAGCCAGTTGTTAGATTCTACTAAAAGTAAAGTTCCACCAAATACAACGCGTTCGGTTTATTTTACTATTAATGTAGTTCCAGGTGTAATAACCTCTATAAGCAACAGCGCCTTCGGATCAGCCGTTGCAATTTCCAAAGAGCCTTTGAGATTAACGGATATTTCAAATGCAGGAACAAATCCTGATATTAATGCAAACGGTGTATGTAATGAAGCTAGTGATAACGTGCCTACAACATTGCTGATTCCTAACACGCATACGCTGTTTATTCCTGAAGGATTCTCTCCCGATGGTGATAACATAAATCCGTTTTTTGTGATTCAGGGATTATCAACAAGTGGTAATAATGAAATCACCATCTTTAATCGTTGGGGCAATAAAGTTTATTATAACGCCAATTATGATAATACCTGGGATGGCACTCCGAACGTATCTGGAACTTTAGGAAAAAACAAATTGCCACAAGGCACCTACTTCTATATACTGGATATGAAAGGTAGTGGTCAGAAAGCAATCACAGGATTTGTTGTATTGCAGTACTAA